GGTGATACCTTCCGTTGGAAAGGCGAAAATGTCTCCACGACGGAAGTCGAGAACATCATCGACGGCTCCGGCATGGCAGAGGAAGCCATTGTCTACGGCGTCGAGATCCCCGGCACCAACGGCAAGGCCGGGATGGTGACGCTCGTGCCCCAGAGCAACGGCCGGGCCTTCGATATAAATCGGTTGTTCCGCTATCTACAGGACAATTTGCCAGCCTATGCGGTACCGGTGTTCGTGCGCGTCACCCGTGCCATAGAGAAAACCGGTACGTTCAAGTACCGGAAAGTGGATATCCAGAAGCTGGGCTATTCCCTCCGGGACGACGAGGAGGTTTATGCCTGGTTGACCGGGAGTGACGAGTATACCTTGCTGACGCCAAAGCTGGTTTCGGAGATTGACTCGGCTTCGGTCCGGTTTTGATGATTGGCCTTTTGTCTGGGCCCTAGCCTTGTGTGTTAGCGGAATGGTGAGCGTGGGTGCCTCCTCCCAAAAACCGCTACAAGCACGTCCGTGTGCGCTTGTTTCGGGCCGTCCTTGGCCCTCTACATTTTTGGGAGGAGGCACCCACCCTCACCAACGGGCTACAGCGATATAGTCTCCACAACCTGAGATATAACTGGTGTCAGAAGTTGCTGGTTGGAGGCACTTCCCAAAAATGTCGGCGGCCATGGATGGCCGACGCCAAGCGCACATGGATGTGCTCGTAGCGGTTTTTGGGAAGTGCCTCCAACCGGCAACCTCCCAAAGCTTTCAGGCTACGATAAAACTCAGGAGCCGACTTTAAGTACAACCTTGCCAGTCGCCTTGCGTTCAGTAAGGGCCCCAAGTGCAGAGGCGTAATCCTCGAAGTCGTAGACGGCGCTGATCTTCGGATCGATCTTGCCTTCGGCATAGAGCTTCATCAGCTCCATCATGTTCTGCGCGCTCGCCTCCGGCTCGCGCTGGGTGAAGCTGCCCCAGAACACGCCAACCACGGAGCAGCCTTTCAGGAGCGTCAGATTGGCGGGGATTTTCGGTATATCACCGGCAGCAAAGCCGATGATCAGGTGGCGGCCGTTCCACCCCATGGCGCGAAGGGCCTGTTCGGTAAAGTCACCGCCGACCGGGTCGTAGATCACGTCCACGCCCTTGCTGTGGGTGAGCTTCTTTACCGCATCTTTGAGAGGCTCTTCGGTGTAGTTTATCAGCTCGTCGGCGCCGGCCTCTTTGGCCACAGCCAGCTTCTCGGCAGAACTGGCCGCTGCGATGACCTTGGCGCCCATGGCCTTGCCCAGTTCGACCGTGGCGAGGCCAACGCCACCACTGGCGCCAAGAACGAGCAGCGTTTCGCCAGGCTGGAGGTTGCCTCGCTGTTTCAGGGCGTAATAGGAAGTGCCGTAGACCATAGTGAAGGCGGCGGCCTTCTCGTCTGACATGCCATCGGGAACGGGCAGCAGGTTCTGCTCCGGCACGATGACTTCTTCTGCAAAAGCGCCATAACCGGTCAGGCCCGCGACACGGTCCCCTACCTTGAAGCGCGTGACTTTGTCACCAACTTCGATAACCTCACCAGCCATTTCACCACCGGGCGAAAACGGAAGGCTCGGCTTCAACTGGTATTTGTTTTCAATAATGAGGGTGTCGGGGAAATTCAGGCCGGCGGCTTTTACGCGGACTTTTACGCCTCGGCCTTTCACCTCAGGACTGGGAACATCTTCGATGACCAGCGTCTCAGCCGGTCCATATTCCTTGCAGAGGATGGCTTTCATGAACTCTCCATTTTTGTTTGATCGGGCTCCAGGCAGTGCACGCCTGTGATTGTTATCCGTCAAGCTAAACAGAGTCTTATCATGAAGCAAATAAAGTTCTTTTATCCAACCGCATAAGCAAGGCTTATTTTTACAGCATTTCCATCAGAGCATGGTCCCGCCAATCACCAGAGCCCCCACCAGCACCAGACCAGCCACGATCAGGCCCATTTTCATTCCGGACGACAACACTTGGGGGGCGTCGCCAACGGATTGATTGTTGTCCCGGTTGACCAGATTCTGATTCTGGCTGGAATTGCGTATTAGCTCGATCATTTTCTCGCACTGATCCGATGTGAAAGAGGACGGCTCGAAGGATTCCAGACCCTGCTCATCGAGGAAGTTCCGGACATCCCGGGAGAGAGGCACATACTTCATAGACCAGTTGCTAAAGGTCCGGCTTGTGAGCGGCTCTTCGATGAGGGTCACGACATTCTTATGCCGCTCATCCTTCAGAATGCGATCGAAGGTCCTGCGCACCGCATCTTCATCTCCTTCCAGATACTGGAAAAAGCGGTCATTGCCGTAATAAAGACCACCCACCAGTTGGTCTCTGGCGTTGTTTTTTCGGGAGGTCATCAGGATTCGCGCAACGTGTGGCTCTACACCTTTTTCCACCGGCTTGGCTTCGAACGTGGCTTCACTGGCATAGGCCAGACGCATCAAGGACATAGCAACTCCGTACAACAGGATAGACGTAAGATGAATCCAAGATACGTCTGAACGTGTCGTTATGGATCACAGTTCCGGGTGGCCACAAACCTGACAGGCCCGATCCGTAGATGAAAGGAGGCGCTTTTTCCGCTATCCTCGGCGCTCAAAACCAGGCCATCAGGCCATTCTCCGCCTCTCCCGGGTTTCGCCATGCTCGACATCATCTACGTACTTGAAATGATAGGAATCGTCGCCTTCGCGATTTCCGGCATGATCGTGGCGCGCTCCAAGAATATGGATCCTGTGGGCGTGTTTACCATCGGATTTATCACGGCGCTAGGTGGCGGTACCCTTCGGGACCTGATCATGGACAACCACCCGCTCTACTGGATCAAGCATGAGGAACAGCCCATGCTGATTCTGGCGATGGCAATTGTCTTCAGTTACTGGAAACGGGCGGAGCGGCTTCGGGAGTCCAGAATCGTCTTTCCGGACGCCATCGGACTGGGAGTTTTTTCCATTCTGGGCGCCCAACTGGCCCTCGACCTGGGACACTCGTGGTTTGTAGCGTCTCTTCTCGGCGTCATGACCGGTACCTTTGGCGGCGCACTGCGAGACACTCTGTGCAACGAAGTGCCCTACATTTTCCGCAAAGACCAGATCTACGCATCCATTTCGTTTGCCGGTTGCTGGCTGTATTTCGTCTGCCAGTGGTTCCTGGACAACGAGGCCCTGCCTCTGACCATCGGACTGCTTTTCATCGTGATCGTGCGCATGCTGGCCGTGCGGTTTGATATCCGGCTCCAGCGGGATCCTAACAACAGCTAGCCCCATCGGCTGCTTGACGAACTGTCAATCATCCCTTGGCCTGAGGCGCATGAGTCGGTAATATTGCCGTTTTTTCACGCAATCCACGAATTCCGCTCAGACCAGAATCCCAAATACTAACTTTTAGCATCCTGTGAGGCAGACACCCGTCATGCTTGAACGACTGTTCCAACTCCAGGCCCACGGCACCACCGTTCGTAAAGAAGTGGTTGCGGGCATTACCACCTTCCTGACCATGGCGTACATCATTGTGGTCAACCCGAGCATCCTGTCGTCTACCGGCATGGATTTCGGGGCTGTCTTCGTTGCTACCTGCCTTGCAGCCGTTATCGGCACCCTGATCATGGGATTGTGGGCCAACTACCCCATCGCCCTGGCGCCGGGTATGGGACTGAATGCCTTCTTCTCCTTTACGGTCGTTGGCAGCATGGGCTACAGCTGGCAGGTGGCGCTGGGGGCGGTGTTCATTTCCGGCTTCCTGTTTTTCCTGCTGAGCATTTTCAAGGTCCGTGAATGGATCATTAACAGCATCCCGATGTCCTTGCGGTTCGGCATTTCTGCCGGCATTGGTTTCTTTTTGGCCCTGATTGCGCTCAAGAACGCCGGTATTGTGGTGGATCACCCTGCAACTCTGGTTGGCCTTGGTGAAGTGAAGGTTGCCGAAAGCCTGCTGTTCTTTGGCGGCTTCGTGCTCATCTGCGCACTGTCGTTCCGTCAGGTAACCGGCGCTGTCATGATTGGTATCATCGCGGTTACCGGCGTTGCCATGGCGCTGGGGATGGTGGAATACAAAGGCTTTGTTTCCGCGCCGCCCAGCCTGGCTCCCACTTTCATGCAGCTGGATCTGGCCGGTGCCCTGAACGTGGGCATGATCAGCGTTATTTTTGCGTTCCTGTTCGTTGACCTGTTCGACACCTCCGGCACGCTCATAGGCGCTGCCCAGCGTGGCGGACTGCTGGACAAGGACGGCAAGCTGCCGCGCCTGGGCCGGGCCCTGATGTCCGATTCGGTCGCCACCATGTCCGGTGCTGCCCTCGGCACCTCGACCACCACCAGCTACATCGAATCAACGGCGGGTATTTCCGCTGGCGGGCGTACCGGCCTGACCGCTGCGGTTGTTGCCGCACTGTTCCTGGCGTGTTTGCTGCTGTCGCCCATTGCCAGCATCATTCCCGCCTACGCAACCGCTCCGGCACTACTCTACGTTGCGGTTCTGATGGCCAGCGGCCTCAAACTGGTTGACTGGGATGACGTTACCGACGCGGCTCCGGCTGTGGTCACAGCCCTGATGATGCCGCTGACGTTCTCCATCGCAAACGGCATTGCCCTCGGGTTCATTACCTACGCCATCCTGAAGGCTCTGAGCGGCCGCTGGGCGGATTTGAACGCCAGCGTTGTTATTATTGCTGTCGTCTTTGTTCTGAAATTCATTTTCCTGGATGCGGCCTGATCCGCATCCAGAGCATTTACCGGAACGTTTATGGATTATTTTTCTGAGAGCATCAAAAAGGCGATTCGTACGGTGCCGGACTGGCCAAAGCCCGGCGTAGCCTTTCGTGATATCACCACGGTACTGCAGGACAAGACTGCATTCCGGAAGCTGATTGATGCCTTCGTACACCGCTATCACGGCCACAAGATTGATGCGGTGGCAGCTGTGGACGCGCGCGGTTTCATCATCGGCTCAGCACTGGCCTACGAGCTCAACGCGTCCCTGGTACTGGTGCGAAAGAAGGGCAAGCTTCCCTTCGATACCCTGGTGGAAGACTACGAGCTTGAGTACGGCACCGCCTCCGTCGAACTGCACAAAGATGCCTTCAAGCCGGGCGATAATGTGGTATTAGTGGACGACCTGATTGCCACCGGCGGCACCATGCTGGCCGCGGCCCGGCTGATCCGCAGGATCGGCGCCGAAATTGTGGAAGTGGCCGCCATGATTGATCTCCCGGATCTCGGCGGCTCCCGCAAGCTTCAGGAAGAGGGTCTTCAGGTTTATACTGTCTGCTCGTTTGAAGGGGATTAACCGAACGTGGACAGGGGGCAGCCATGCCGGATTACCAACATCACTGGAAAGACGGCACTTCGATTCACCTGCCGTTAGGCAAGATCGTCTGTGTTGGCCGCAACTACGCGGAGCATGCAAAGGAACTGAACAATCCGGTGCCCGACGAGCCCCTGCTGTTCATCAAACCCTCCACCTCGGCCGTCCATATCACCCGCCCCCTGAGAATTCCGGCAGACCAGGGGGAGGTCCACTATGAAACCGAACTGGCCGTTCTCATTGGCCGCCCTCTGACCAACGCATCCGCCAGCCAGGCCGAAGCCGCAATACTCGGGTATGGCCTGGCGCTGGACCTGACCCTCCGTGATCTGCAAACCCGGCTCAAAGAGAAAGGGCAGCCATGGGAGCGCGCCAAGGGGTTCGATGGAGCCTGTCCCCTGTCACCGTTCATCTCGGCTGACAAACTCGCCGTGGACAACATTCACTTTACCCTGGATATCGACGGGCACCGCCAGCAAACCGGTGACACCCGGGATATGCTGAATCCCATTGTGCCGTTAATTGCCCACATCAGCGGCCAGTTCACCCTGCTTCCCGGCGATGTCGTGCTTACGGGTACGCCAAAGGGCGTTGGCCCGTTGGTCTCGGGCCAGACCCTGTCACTTGAACTGGAAGACCTGCTGTTCGTGGAGACCAAAGTGGTTTAACGTGCAGGACCGGCTAAACCCAAATCCGGTCAAAGGCGTAATGGTATTTATGGCAAAGAAACCGGTTACCTCCCGACGTGGTCGCTTCTTCAAGCTCGCTGGCATGACTGCTTCCGTGGCAGGCCAGTATGCGGGTCAGCGCGCTCGCAGGCTTTTTCGCTCGGAGAACGACGAAGGCGCCCAGAGTGAAAGCTATACCCGCATGGCCGGGCAGATAGCCGACACCCTCGGGGAGCTCAAGGGTGCCGTGATGAAAGTCGGTCAGATTGCCTCCCAGACGCAGGATTTTCTGCCCCGGGAATTCTCGGAAGCCCTGGAAAAGCTGCAGAAAGAAGCGCCACCAATGCCGTTCGAGGTGATCGTGGAGCAGATCGAATCCGAGCTCGGGAAGCCGGTCTCCGAATTGTTCGAGTACCTCCAGGAAAAGCCTTACGCGGCCGCATCCATCGGTCAGGTGCACCGTGCCCGCCTGCACGATGGCACCGATGTGATCGTCAAGGTCCAGTATCCCGGCGTAGACGAATCCTGCGACTCGGACCTGAAACAGCTGAGAATGACGCTCAAACTCGGCGGCCTGCTGAAAATGCCAAAGGAATCCGTGGACAAGCTGTTCGCAGAAATCCGGGAACGCCTGAAAGAAGAGCTGGATTACGAAAACGAGGCCCGGAACATCGAGCTGTTCCGCAAGTTCCACGACCAACAGCCCTGGGTCCTGATCCCGGCGGTCATTCCCGGCCATTCCACCCGGCGGGTGCTGACCATGGAACTGGTCGAGGGCGATCACGTCAGCAAGGTCACCCGGGAGCAATACGATCAGGACACCGTCAACCTGATCGGCCATCGCATCTTCACCCTCATGGCGGACCAGCTATTCCGGTTCCAGTGCATCCACGGCGATCCCCACGCCGGCAACTTCGCCTACCGACCGGACGGCTCCATCATCATGTACGACTTCGGCTGCGTGAAAAAACTCAAGCCGGAGATCGTCGAAGCCTACCGCAACGCCCTCGTGGCCGCGCTTGATGAAGACTATGAGGCCCTGGACCGCTACCTGATCGACCTCGGCGCGCGGGTGGGAAGCCAGCCAGCCGTGGATGAAGCCTACTACGCCATGTGGCGGGACATACTCGTGGTGCCTTTCGAGCAGCGCGACCAGCCCTACGATTTCGCGGAAGCCGACATTCACAAACGCGTCGCTGAAAAAACCAGCACAGTGTTTAAATACCTGGACTATTTCAAACCACCCGTAGAGAGCATTTTCATTGACCGAATGATTGCCGGTCATTACTGGATGCTGAAAAGGCTGGGGGTTCAGGCGGCATTTCGGTCAGAGCTCGAGAAATACCTTAAAGCCTCAGAGACCTCTGCCCGAGGATGAGGCGCGAGAAACGGAGGGTCACTTCAGGCTATCAACCCACTCGGCCACACCCTCGGCAGCCCCCTTGCGAATGACCCGGGCACGGGACACCGAAGCGGGCTCTCCCGGGTCGACGACCGTGATGGGCACGTCCATGTCCACCTCATACACCAGCCCCGCGGCCGGATAGACCTGGAGCGACGTCCCTACGATCAACAGATGATCGGCGGTGCGCACAATGTCGGCGGCCTTTTCCAACATGGGAACTTCCTCACCGAACCAGACGATGTGGGGGCGAAGCTGGGCGCCGCGGTCACAGGTGTCGCCCGGATTGATATCACGATAACCAATGTCGTAAACCAGCTCCGGATACCTTGAACTACGGGCCTTGGTGAGCTCGCCGTGAAGATGAATGACGTTGCTGGCGCCACCCCGTTCGTGGAGATCGTCCACGTTCTGGGTGATCACCGTTACCCGGTACCGCTTTTCCAGCTCTGCCAGCAGGCGATGGGCCTGGTTGGGCTGGGCGGATTCCAGCTGGCGCCGGCGGTCGTTGTAGAACCTCAGCACCAGCTCCTGATTCCGGGCAAACGCCTCGGGCGTGGCCACATCGTACACACTGTGCTGCTCCCACAGCCCGCCGTTGTCACGGAATGTGGAGAGGCCGCTCTCGGCGCTGATACCTGCGCCTGTCAGTACAACGATGTGGTCCTGCATCAGTCGAAAATCTTGCCGGGGTTCATGATGCCGTTGGGATCGAATACCTTTTTAATACCTCTCAGGTAAGCAATCTCCGCCTCACTGCGTGTGTATTGAAGATAGGGCTTCTTGGTCATACCCACACCGTGCTCGGCTGACACACTGCCCTGGTAGCGCTCGACAATCTCGAACACCCATTTGTTAACCTGCTGGCACTTTTCGAAAAAGTCCTCGTTGGCCATATCTTCCGGCTTGAGGATATTGAGGTGCAGGTTGCCATCGCCGATGTGCCCGAACCAGATAATCTCGAAATCCGGATAGTGCTCGGTAACCACGGCGTCGATTTCCTGCAGGAAACCCGGCACCTTGGAGACCACCACGGAGATGTCATTCTTGTAGGGCGTGCGGGGCGCGATGGATTCGGAGATGCGCTCGCGCAACTGCCACAGATTCTGGGCCTGAGTTTCGCTCTGGCTGACCACACCATCGAGCACCCAGCCGTTCTCCACACATTGCTCAAACAGGGTCATGGCGTCGTCCATCACCTGGTCGGAGACAGACTCGAACTCCAGCAAAGCGTAGTAAGGCGCCTCGGTTTCGAACGGCGCCTGCACCTGGCCATGGGCCAGCACGTGCCCCATGGCCTGATGAGAGAAAAACTCATAGGCGGTGAGGTCGATCTTTTTCTGGAAAGTCTGCAGCACGTCCATGGTGTTGGTCAGGTCGTTCAACCCCAACACCAGTACGGTCAGGTTATCCGGCTTGCGGGACAGCTTCATGGTCGCTTCCGTGATAACGCCCAGTGTCCCCTCAGCACCAATAAACAGATGACGCAAATCGTAGCCGGTATTGTTTTTTTCCAGGTCCTTGTTCAGATCCAGGATATCGCCCTTGCCAGTGACTACCTTGAGCCCGGCCACCCAGTCCCGGCTCATGCCATAACGGATCACCTTTATGCCGCCCGCGTTCGTCGAGAGGTTGCCCCCCAGTTGGCTGGAACCGGCAGAGGCAAAATCTACCGGGTAATAAAGGTCATTTTCTTCAGCAAAATTCTGGAGCTGCTCGGTCACAACGCCCGCCTGACAGCGAACCACTCGATCACTGGCGTTGAAATCCAGGATCTGGTTCATGTTGTCGAACGCCACAACCACTTCACCATTGGCGGCCACGGCACCGGCACTCAGACCTGTCCGGCCGCCGGAAGGCACCAACGCCACCTGATTCTCGTTTGCGAACTTCACCAGCGCCTGCACCTGCTCTGTGGTCTTGGGCAAGGCAATCGCCAAAGGTTTGGGTGGGTAGATCTTGGTCCAGTCCTTGCCATAGGTATCCAGATCTGCCGGGTCGGTCAGCACCTTGCCGGGTGCATCGCCAGTAGCCATCAGGTCTTTGAGGGAAGCAATGATCTGTTCAGAATTCATGGGCTATTCGGTCTCGTCAGGTTTCGGCCGGAGCATCCTGCAACAGGAGTCACAGACAGTTGATTCAGGCAAACCGGCGCGCTGTGAAAATCTGCGTTTATGGTATCATACCGGCCCTGTTCTGTGAGCCAGCCCCGACGATCACTGGCCACAGGTCATTTCACGTGACGAAAGGTTCGGAAGCAAGCCCATGTCAAATACGTCTCTTGAGAAGAGCAAAATCCGTATCCTGCTGCTGGAAGGCGTCCATCAATCTGCCATTGATACCCTGAACGCTGCGGGCTATACCAACATCGAGTACCTGTCTCACTCGCTGGCCGAGGAAGAGCTGATTGAGAAAATTGCCGATGCGCACTTCATCGGTATCCGCTCGCGCACCCAGCTGACAGAGAAAGTATTTGAAGCCGCCAACAAGCTGGTGGCCGTGGGTTGTTTCTGTATCGGTACCAACCAGGTGGATCTCCAGGCAGCCACCCGGCGCGGCATTGCCGTATTCAACGCGCCCTTCTCCAACACCCGGAGCGTTGCCGAACTGGTTCTGGCCCAGGCCATTCTGCTCCTGCGTGGTGTTCCAGAGAAAAACGCCAAAGCCCATCGCGGCGAATGGCTGAAGTCCGCCAAGGACAGCTACGAAATCCGCGGCAAGAAGCTGGGCATCATCGGCTACGGCAACATCGGCACCCAGTTCAGTGTCCTGGCCGAGGGCCTGGGCATGGATGTGTATTTCTACGATGTAGTGTCAAAGCTGTCGATCGGTAACGCCACTCAGGTGGGCACGCTCCAGGAGCTGCTCAACATTGCCGACGTGGTCAGCCTGCACGTGCCGGAAACACCGGCCACCAAGTACATGTTCAAGGCCGAGCAGTTTGCCCAGATGAAGCCCGGCAGCATTCTGATGAATGCCTCCCGTGGCACGGTTGTCGACATTGATGCCCTGGCCGACGCTCTGCGCAGTGGCAAACTGCTGGGCGCCGCCATCGACGTATTCCCGGTGGAACCCAAATCCAACGATGAGGAGTTTGTGTCTCCGCTACGGGAATTCGATAACGTGATCCTGACCCCGCACGTGGGCGGCTCCACCATCGAAGCCCAGGAGAACATCGGTCGGGAAGTGGCGGAAAAACTGGCCATGTACAGCGACAACGGCACGTCTGTTTCGTCCGTGAACTTCCCGGAAGTGGCGCTGCCGTCACACCCCAACCAGCACCGCCTGCTGCACATCCACGAGAACGTGCCGGGCGTGATGTCCGAAATCAACCAGGTATTCTCGGAGAACGGCATCAACGTCTGCGGTCAGTACCTGCAAACCAAGGAAGACATTGG
This genomic stretch from Marinobacter salsuginis harbors:
- a CDS encoding NADPH:quinone oxidoreductase family protein, which gives rise to MKAILCKEYGPAETLVIEDVPSPEVKGRGVKVRVKAAGLNFPDTLIIENKYQLKPSLPFSPGGEMAGEVIEVGDKVTRFKVGDRVAGLTGYGAFAEEVIVPEQNLLPVPDGMSDEKAAAFTMVYGTSYYALKQRGNLQPGETLLVLGASGGVGLATVELGKAMGAKVIAAASSAEKLAVAKEAGADELINYTEEPLKDAVKKLTHSKGVDVIYDPVGGDFTEQALRAMGWNGRHLIIGFAAGDIPKIPANLTLLKGCSVVGVFWGSFTQREPEASAQNMMELMKLYAEGKIDPKISAVYDFEDYASALGALTERKATGKVVLKVGS
- a CDS encoding BLUF domain-containing protein, whose amino-acid sequence is MSLMRLAYASEATFEAKPVEKGVEPHVARILMTSRKNNARDQLVGGLYYGNDRFFQYLEGDEDAVRRTFDRILKDERHKNVVTLIEEPLTSRTFSNWSMKYVPLSRDVRNFLDEQGLESFEPSSFTSDQCEKMIELIRNSSQNQNLVNRDNNQSVGDAPQVLSSGMKMGLIVAGLVLVGALVIGGTML
- a CDS encoding trimeric intracellular cation channel family protein, with product MLDIIYVLEMIGIVAFAISGMIVARSKNMDPVGVFTIGFITALGGGTLRDLIMDNHPLYWIKHEEQPMLILAMAIVFSYWKRAERLRESRIVFPDAIGLGVFSILGAQLALDLGHSWFVASLLGVMTGTFGGALRDTLCNEVPYIFRKDQIYASISFAGCWLYFVCQWFLDNEALPLTIGLLFIVIVRMLAVRFDIRLQRDPNNS
- a CDS encoding NCS2 family permease, whose protein sequence is MLERLFQLQAHGTTVRKEVVAGITTFLTMAYIIVVNPSILSSTGMDFGAVFVATCLAAVIGTLIMGLWANYPIALAPGMGLNAFFSFTVVGSMGYSWQVALGAVFISGFLFFLLSIFKVREWIINSIPMSLRFGISAGIGFFLALIALKNAGIVVDHPATLVGLGEVKVAESLLFFGGFVLICALSFRQVTGAVMIGIIAVTGVAMALGMVEYKGFVSAPPSLAPTFMQLDLAGALNVGMISVIFAFLFVDLFDTSGTLIGAAQRGGLLDKDGKLPRLGRALMSDSVATMSGAALGTSTTTSYIESTAGISAGGRTGLTAAVVAALFLACLLLSPIASIIPAYATAPALLYVAVLMASGLKLVDWDDVTDAAPAVVTALMMPLTFSIANGIALGFITYAILKALSGRWADLNASVVIIAVVFVLKFIFLDAA
- a CDS encoding adenine phosphoribosyltransferase; protein product: MDYFSESIKKAIRTVPDWPKPGVAFRDITTVLQDKTAFRKLIDAFVHRYHGHKIDAVAAVDARGFIIGSALAYELNASLVLVRKKGKLPFDTLVEDYELEYGTASVELHKDAFKPGDNVVLVDDLIATGGTMLAAARLIRRIGAEIVEVAAMIDLPDLGGSRKLQEEGLQVYTVCSFEGD
- a CDS encoding fumarylacetoacetate hydrolase family protein — encoded protein: MPDYQHHWKDGTSIHLPLGKIVCVGRNYAEHAKELNNPVPDEPLLFIKPSTSAVHITRPLRIPADQGEVHYETELAVLIGRPLTNASASQAEAAILGYGLALDLTLRDLQTRLKEKGQPWERAKGFDGACPLSPFISADKLAVDNIHFTLDIDGHRQQTGDTRDMLNPIVPLIAHISGQFTLLPGDVVLTGTPKGVGPLVSGQTLSLELEDLLFVETKVV
- a CDS encoding ABC1 kinase family protein is translated as MAKKPVTSRRGRFFKLAGMTASVAGQYAGQRARRLFRSENDEGAQSESYTRMAGQIADTLGELKGAVMKVGQIASQTQDFLPREFSEALEKLQKEAPPMPFEVIVEQIESELGKPVSELFEYLQEKPYAAASIGQVHRARLHDGTDVIVKVQYPGVDESCDSDLKQLRMTLKLGGLLKMPKESVDKLFAEIRERLKEELDYENEARNIELFRKFHDQQPWVLIPAVIPGHSTRRVLTMELVEGDHVSKVTREQYDQDTVNLIGHRIFTLMADQLFRFQCIHGDPHAGNFAYRPDGSIIMYDFGCVKKLKPEIVEAYRNALVAALDEDYEALDRYLIDLGARVGSQPAVDEAYYAMWRDILVVPFEQRDQPYDFAEADIHKRVAEKTSTVFKYLDYFKPPVESIFIDRMIAGHYWMLKRLGVQAAFRSELEKYLKASETSARG
- a CDS encoding SIR2 family NAD-dependent protein deacylase, translating into MQDHIVVLTGAGISAESGLSTFRDNGGLWEQHSVYDVATPEAFARNQELVLRFYNDRRRQLESAQPNQAHRLLAELEKRYRVTVITQNVDDLHERGGASNVIHLHGELTKARSSRYPELVYDIGYRDINPGDTCDRGAQLRPHIVWFGEEVPMLEKAADIVRTADHLLIVGTSLQVYPAAGLVYEVDMDVPITVVDPGEPASVSRARVIRKGAAEGVAEWVDSLK
- a CDS encoding FAD-binding oxidoreductase, with protein sequence MNSEQIIASLKDLMATGDAPGKVLTDPADLDTYGKDWTKIYPPKPLAIALPKTTEQVQALVKFANENQVALVPSGGRTGLSAGAVAANGEVVVAFDNMNQILDFNASDRVVRCQAGVVTEQLQNFAEENDLYYPVDFASAGSSQLGGNLSTNAGGIKVIRYGMSRDWVAGLKVVTGKGDILDLNKDLEKNNTGYDLRHLFIGAEGTLGVITEATMKLSRKPDNLTVLVLGLNDLTNTMDVLQTFQKKIDLTAYEFFSHQAMGHVLAHGQVQAPFETEAPYYALLEFESVSDQVMDDAMTLFEQCVENGWVLDGVVSQSETQAQNLWQLRERISESIAPRTPYKNDISVVVSKVPGFLQEIDAVVTEHYPDFEIIWFGHIGDGNLHLNILKPEDMANEDFFEKCQQVNKWVFEIVERYQGSVSAEHGVGMTKKPYLQYTRSEAEIAYLRGIKKVFDPNGIMNPGKIFD
- the serA gene encoding phosphoglycerate dehydrogenase gives rise to the protein MSNTSLEKSKIRILLLEGVHQSAIDTLNAAGYTNIEYLSHSLAEEELIEKIADAHFIGIRSRTQLTEKVFEAANKLVAVGCFCIGTNQVDLQAATRRGIAVFNAPFSNTRSVAELVLAQAILLLRGVPEKNAKAHRGEWLKSAKDSYEIRGKKLGIIGYGNIGTQFSVLAEGLGMDVYFYDVVSKLSIGNATQVGTLQELLNIADVVSLHVPETPATKYMFKAEQFAQMKPGSILMNASRGTVVDIDALADALRSGKLLGAAIDVFPVEPKSNDEEFVSPLREFDNVILTPHVGGSTIEAQENIGREVAEKLAMYSDNGTSVSSVNFPEVALPSHPNQHRLLHIHENVPGVMSEINQVFSENGINVCGQYLQTKEDIGYVVVDVNKEYGELALEKLLKVKGTIRCRVLF